One Oscillospiraceae bacterium genomic region harbors:
- the purE gene encoding 5-(carboxyamino)imidazole ribonucleotide mutase yields the protein MKKVAIIMGSDSDWPVVKSACTVLKDFGIPFEAHILSAHRTPEAAADFAKSARANGYGVILCAAGMAAHLAGAFAANTTLPVVGIPMKGGALDGLDALLATVQMPSGFPVATVALNGAKNAAYLAVAILAVADDDLAAKLDKFRADTAAAIAKKDAAIAAEAAAL from the coding sequence ATGAAAAAAGTTGCCATCATCATGGGGTCGGACAGTGATTGGCCGGTCGTAAAATCTGCCTGCACGGTGCTCAAGGATTTCGGCATCCCGTTTGAGGCACACATCCTCTCGGCCCACCGCACACCCGAAGCCGCCGCTGACTTTGCCAAGTCCGCCCGTGCCAATGGTTACGGCGTTATCCTGTGCGCGGCTGGCATGGCCGCCCATCTGGCCGGTGCCTTTGCCGCCAACACCACCCTGCCGGTGGTGGGCATCCCGATGAAGGGCGGTGCCCTGGACGGCCTGGACGCATTGCTTGCCACCGTGCAGATGCCCAGCGGTTTCCCGGTGGCTACCGTAGCGCTGAACGGCGCCAAGAACGCCGCTTACCTGGCCGTGGCCATCCTTGCCGTGGCTGATGACGACCTGGCCGCCAAGCTGGACAAGTTCCGTGCGGACACCGCCGCCGCTATCGCCAAAAAGGACGCTGCCATCGCCGCCGAGGCCGCCGCGCTGTAA
- a CDS encoding transporter, with amino-acid sequence MSLKDYEPRIAKSALHRKEEHVKQVFRDQVAEAAGLLEVVLSAIVLVALLLSVAPLLQLLPGLLTHGNSVEVREFLERALDIVIGIEFIKMLAKHSPGSVLEVLLYAIARHMIVGHEDAVQNLVSVGAIALIFIIRKFFFVPSFGHKMPGGDLAPDIKEKEEE; translated from the coding sequence ATGTCTTTGAAGGATTACGAACCCCGCATTGCCAAAAGTGCGCTGCACCGCAAGGAAGAACACGTCAAGCAGGTCTTTCGCGACCAGGTGGCCGAGGCGGCCGGGCTGCTGGAAGTGGTGCTTTCGGCCATTGTGCTGGTAGCGCTGCTGCTGAGCGTGGCGCCCCTGCTGCAATTACTGCCGGGCCTGCTGACCCACGGCAACAGTGTGGAAGTGCGGGAGTTTTTGGAACGGGCGCTGGATATTGTCATCGGCATTGAGTTTATCAAGATGCTGGCCAAGCACAGCCCCGGCAGCGTGCTGGAAGTGCTGCTGTATGCCATCGCCCGCCACATGATCGTTGGCCATGAGGATGCCGTGCAGAACCTTGTCAGCGTGGGGGCGATTGCGCTGATCTTTATTATCCGCAAGTTCTTCTTCGTCCCTTCCTTCGGCCACAAAATGCCCGGCGGGGATTTAGCGCCGGATATTAAGGAAAAGGAGGAAGAATAA
- a CDS encoding glycosyl transferase, producing MKFGHFDDDAREYVITTPRTPLPWINYLGCEAFFSLVSHTAGGYSFYKDAKLRRITRYRYNNVPADSNGRYYYIKEGSTIWNPGWQPTQTELDFYECRHGLGYSIITGKKNRLAARLELFVPVGDNCEIDRLVLTNESDAPKSFTVFSYVEFCLWNAVDDSTNFQRNFSTGEVEVEGSTIYHKTEYRERRDHYALYTVNAPVDGFDTSRDAFLGAWRSNANPEVVEKGACTNSVAHGWAPVGVHQINVTLNPGESRSLIYMLGYIENPQEEKWAAPGVINKTRAHELMARYATDAQVDEALAKLHAHWNNLLSTYAVRSSDEKLDRMVNIWNQYQCMVTFNMSRSASYYESGTGRGMGFRDSCQDLLGFVHLIPARARERILDIAATQFPDGSAYHQYQPLTKKGNMDVGSGFNDDPLWLIAAVYAYLGETGDMSILDEQVDFDNDHTLAQPLLEHLRRSFGYLTTHKGPHGLPLIGRADWNDCLNLNCFSDTPGESFQTTGPSEGPVAESVFIAGMYVKYGNEFAEILEATGHADEAAAVRKEVAGMEHAALTAGWDGKWFRRAYDAYGHVVGGQECEEGQIFIEPQGMCVMAGIGVDTGEAVTALQSVQTRLDTKYGIVLLQPAYTKYHLELGEISSYPPGYKENAGIFCHNNPWVSCAETVVGHGDRAFEIYKKTCPAYIEDISEIHRTEPYVYSQMVAGCDAATFGEAKNSWLTGTAAWTFVDVSQYILGVQPTLAGLKIDPCLPHEMDGFTLRRVWRGATYEITVNNTAHAEKGVASMTVNGQPVPTNTLSPAPAGTTVQVRVVMG from the coding sequence ATGAAGTTCGGTCACTTTGACGACGACGCACGGGAATACGTCATCACCACCCCGCGCACGCCGCTGCCGTGGATCAACTACCTGGGCTGCGAGGCTTTCTTTAGCCTTGTCTCCCACACGGCGGGCGGCTACAGTTTTTACAAGGACGCTAAGCTCCGCCGCATCACCCGCTACCGGTATAATAACGTACCTGCGGATTCTAACGGCCGCTATTACTATATTAAAGAGGGCAGCACCATCTGGAACCCCGGCTGGCAGCCCACCCAGACCGAGCTGGATTTTTACGAGTGCCGCCACGGTCTGGGTTACAGCATCATCACCGGCAAAAAGAACAGGCTGGCTGCGCGGCTGGAGCTGTTCGTGCCCGTGGGCGACAACTGCGAGATCGACCGTCTGGTGCTGACCAACGAAAGTGACGCGCCGAAATCGTTTACTGTATTCAGCTATGTAGAGTTCTGTCTGTGGAACGCCGTAGACGATTCCACCAACTTCCAGCGCAACTTCTCCACCGGTGAGGTCGAGGTGGAGGGCAGCACGATCTACCACAAGACCGAATACCGCGAGCGCCGCGACCACTACGCGCTGTACACCGTCAACGCGCCGGTAGACGGCTTTGACACCAGCCGGGATGCTTTTTTGGGTGCCTGGCGCAGCAATGCCAACCCCGAAGTGGTGGAAAAAGGTGCCTGCACCAACTCCGTCGCCCACGGCTGGGCACCGGTCGGCGTACACCAAATCAACGTAACGCTAAACCCCGGCGAGAGCCGCAGCTTAATTTATATGCTGGGCTACATCGAGAACCCGCAGGAGGAAAAGTGGGCCGCCCCCGGCGTCATCAACAAGACCCGCGCCCATGAGCTGATGGCCCGCTATGCCACCGACGCGCAGGTGGATGAAGCCCTGGCCAAGCTGCACGCCCACTGGAACAACCTGCTGTCCACCTACGCGGTCAGGAGCAGCGACGAAAAGCTCGACCGTATGGTGAATATCTGGAACCAGTACCAGTGCATGGTCACCTTCAACATGAGCCGTTCCGCCAGCTACTACGAGAGCGGCACCGGCCGCGGCATGGGTTTCCGGGACAGTTGCCAGGACTTGCTGGGCTTTGTGCACCTCATCCCCGCCCGCGCCCGCGAGCGTATTCTCGACATCGCCGCCACCCAGTTCCCCGACGGCAGCGCCTACCACCAGTACCAGCCGCTGACCAAAAAGGGCAACATGGACGTTGGCTCCGGCTTCAACGATGACCCGCTGTGGCTGATCGCCGCCGTCTATGCCTACCTGGGCGAGACCGGCGACATGAGCATCTTGGACGAGCAGGTGGACTTCGACAACGACCACACCCTCGCCCAGCCGCTGCTGGAACACCTGCGCCGCAGCTTTGGCTACCTGACGACCCACAAAGGCCCCCACGGCCTGCCGCTGATTGGCCGCGCCGACTGGAACGACTGCCTGAACCTGAACTGCTTCAGCGACACGCCTGGCGAGAGTTTCCAGACCACCGGCCCCAGCGAAGGCCCGGTGGCCGAGAGCGTTTTTATCGCAGGTATGTATGTTAAATACGGCAACGAGTTTGCCGAGATTCTTGAAGCCACCGGCCATGCCGATGAAGCCGCCGCTGTGCGTAAAGAAGTTGCCGGCATGGAACATGCCGCCCTCACCGCCGGGTGGGACGGCAAATGGTTCCGCCGTGCCTACGATGCCTACGGCCATGTGGTCGGCGGGCAGGAGTGCGAGGAAGGCCAGATCTTCATCGAGCCCCAGGGCATGTGTGTCATGGCGGGCATCGGCGTGGACACCGGCGAGGCCGTGACCGCGCTGCAGAGCGTACAGACCCGGCTGGACACCAAGTACGGTATTGTTTTGCTGCAGCCTGCTTATACCAAATATCATCTGGAGCTGGGCGAAATTTCCAGCTACCCCCCGGGCTACAAGGAGAACGCCGGCATCTTCTGCCACAACAACCCCTGGGTCAGCTGTGCCGAGACCGTCGTCGGCCACGGCGACCGGGCGTTTGAGATTTACAAAAAGACCTGCCCTGCCTACATCGAGGACATCAGCGAGATCCACCGCACCGAGCCTTACGTCTACAGCCAGATGGTGGCAGGCTGTGACGCCGCCACCTTTGGCGAAGCAAAAAACAGCTGGCTGACCGGCACCGCCGCCTGGACCTTTGTGGATGTGAGCCAGTACATCCTTGGCGTCCAGCCCACGCTGGCGGGGCTGAAAATTGACCCCTGTCTCCCCCACGAGATGGACGGCTTCACCCTGCGCCGCGTCTGGCGCGGGGCAACGTATGAAATTACGGTAAACAACACCGCCCACGCCGAAAAAGGCGTTGCGTCTATGACGGTAAACGGCCAGCCCGTCCCCACTAACACCCTCTCCCCCGCCCCCGCCGGGACCACCGTGCAGGTCAGGGTCGTGATGGGGTAA
- a CDS encoding LacI family transcriptional regulator, whose protein sequence is MASIKDIAKACGVSVATVSKALNGHNDISQATKEKVREAARQLGYMPNSAARALKTNRTYNLGVLFVDEAQSGLTHEFFAAVLDSFKRHAEGRGYDITFINHNIGHSHSSYLEHCRYRGVDGVIAACVQFDDPEVVELAYSNLPLVTVDHVFNNRAAVLSDNVDGIRQLVDQLTALGHERIAYIHGEQHSAVTQKRLVGFYRACAAHGITVPDEYVIAGTYRDAIGCAKATRQLLSLPQRPTAILFPDDFSAIGGVQAIREEGLLIPRDISVAGYDGNLISQVMSPQLTTYRQDTEAMGKAAAELLIEEIESPRTALPEQRLIAGSFARGESIDTPHRCPIPL, encoded by the coding sequence ATGGCATCCATCAAGGACATCGCAAAAGCCTGCGGGGTCTCGGTAGCTACCGTGAGCAAGGCGCTGAACGGCCATAACGACATCAGCCAGGCCACCAAAGAGAAGGTCCGCGAGGCTGCCCGCCAGCTGGGGTACATGCCCAACAGCGCAGCCCGCGCCTTAAAGACCAACCGCACCTACAACCTGGGCGTCCTTTTTGTGGACGAAGCCCAGAGCGGCCTGACCCATGAGTTCTTCGCCGCCGTGCTGGACAGCTTCAAGCGCCACGCCGAGGGCAGGGGCTACGACATCACCTTTATCAACCACAACATTGGCCACAGCCATTCCAGTTACTTAGAGCATTGCCGCTACCGCGGCGTTGACGGTGTGATCGCCGCCTGCGTACAGTTTGACGACCCCGAGGTCGTGGAGCTGGCTTACAGCAATCTGCCGCTGGTCACGGTCGACCATGTGTTCAACAACCGGGCTGCGGTGCTCTCCGATAACGTGGACGGCATCCGCCAGCTGGTGGATCAGCTCACTGCCTTGGGGCATGAGCGCATCGCCTACATCCACGGCGAACAGCACAGCGCCGTTACCCAAAAGCGTCTGGTCGGTTTCTACCGCGCCTGCGCCGCCCACGGCATCACGGTGCCGGACGAATACGTCATCGCCGGTACCTACCGCGACGCCATCGGCTGCGCCAAGGCCACCCGCCAGCTGCTCAGCTTACCCCAGCGGCCCACGGCGATCCTGTTCCCGGACGACTTCTCCGCCATCGGCGGTGTGCAGGCCATCCGGGAGGAAGGGCTGCTGATCCCGCGGGACATCTCGGTAGCCGGTTACGACGGCAACCTCATCTCGCAGGTCATGTCGCCGCAGCTGACCACCTACCGCCAGGACACCGAGGCCATGGGCAAGGCCGCCGCCGAGCTGCTGATTGAGGAGATCGAATCCCCCCGCACCGCTTTGCCGGAGCAGCGGCTCATCGCCGGCAGCTTCGCCCGCGGAGAATCCATCGACACACCGCACCGCTGCCCCATTCCACTGTAA
- a CDS encoding carbohydrate ABC transporter substrate-binding protein, giving the protein MKKALSLLTATAMAATLLAGCGSGAASSSAAPAADSTSTDASSTAAEPAADDTAEEGKVLNIWCWNDEFQSRFNDYYPGVVSVADDKSTTELDNGVTVKWTINPNDNNNYQNKLDEALLKQDSAADDDKIDIFLIEADYALKYVDSEYTLDVKGDIGLTDDDLKDQYQYTKDIVTVDGVQKGTTWQATPGLFAYRRSIAKNVLGTDDPTEVQAALSDWDKFNDVAKQAAAKGYKMLSGYDDSYRTFSNNVSAGWVDGTTVKVDPNIMSWVDQTKDYTDNGYNNKTSLWSDQWAADQGPSGKVFGFFYSTWGINFTLLGNSLETPTSEGGKEEVGNGIYGDYAVCQGPQPYYWGGTWICAAAGTDNIPTIKDVMLKLTCDSDIMTQITKDTQDYTNCKSAMDAIAADPDFGSDFLGGQNHIALFAEVAPTIDMSNAGPYDQGCNETFQSCFKDYFDGTVDIDTAKQNFEDQIKVKYPELTSVEWPA; this is encoded by the coding sequence ATGAAAAAGGCACTCAGTTTACTGACCGCGACTGCTATGGCAGCCACCCTGCTCGCCGGATGCGGCTCAGGCGCCGCCAGCTCGTCCGCAGCACCTGCCGCTGACTCCACCTCTACCGATGCCAGCAGCACCGCCGCAGAACCCGCCGCCGATGATACCGCCGAGGAGGGCAAGGTCCTGAATATCTGGTGCTGGAACGACGAGTTCCAGTCCCGCTTCAACGATTACTACCCCGGCGTCGTCTCTGTGGCCGACGATAAGTCCACCACCGAACTGGACAACGGCGTGACCGTGAAATGGACCATCAACCCCAACGACAACAACAACTACCAGAACAAGCTGGACGAAGCCCTGCTGAAGCAGGACAGCGCCGCTGATGATGACAAGATCGACATCTTCCTGATCGAGGCTGACTACGCGCTGAAGTACGTCGACTCCGAGTACACGCTAGATGTCAAGGGCGACATCGGCCTGACCGATGACGACCTGAAGGACCAGTACCAGTACACCAAGGACATCGTCACCGTCGATGGCGTCCAGAAGGGCACCACCTGGCAGGCAACTCCGGGCCTGTTCGCCTACCGCCGCAGCATCGCCAAGAATGTGCTGGGCACCGATGACCCCACCGAAGTCCAGGCTGCGCTGAGCGATTGGGATAAGTTCAACGATGTGGCCAAGCAGGCCGCTGCCAAGGGCTACAAGATGCTCTCCGGCTACGATGATTCCTACCGCACCTTCTCCAACAACGTGTCCGCCGGTTGGGTGGACGGCACCACCGTCAAGGTCGACCCCAACATCATGAGCTGGGTCGATCAGACCAAGGATTACACCGACAACGGTTACAACAACAAGACCAGCCTGTGGAGCGACCAGTGGGCCGCTGACCAGGGTCCTTCCGGTAAGGTCTTCGGCTTCTTCTACTCCACTTGGGGCATCAACTTCACCCTGCTGGGCAACTCTCTTGAAACCCCGACTTCTGAGGGCGGCAAGGAAGAAGTTGGCAACGGCATCTACGGCGACTACGCAGTCTGCCAGGGTCCTCAGCCTTATTACTGGGGCGGCACCTGGATCTGCGCTGCTGCCGGCACCGATAACATCCCCACCATCAAGGACGTTATGCTGAAGCTGACCTGCGACTCCGACATCATGACCCAGATCACCAAGGATACCCAGGACTACACCAACTGCAAGAGCGCTATGGACGCCATCGCCGCCGATCCCGACTTCGGCTCCGACTTCCTGGGCGGCCAGAACCACATTGCTCTGTTCGCAGAGGTTGCACCTACCATCGATATGTCTAACGCCGGCCCCTATGACCAGGGCTGCAACGAGACCTTCCAGAGCTGCTTCAAGGATTACTTCGACGGCACCGTCGACATCGACACCGCAAAGCAGAACTTTGAGGATCAGATCAAGGTCAAGTATCCTGAGCTGACCAGCGTGGAATGGCCCGCATAA
- a CDS encoding sugar ABC transporter permease — protein sequence MKTKKKGMSYAKWGYIFLAPFFITFFIFQFWPLATTIYYSFFEYFRSGLKIIGPNFVGLKNYAAMIKEVPKYFGNTMIMWLMGFIPQIVVSLLLAAWFTDLRLKLKFQGFFKTVIYMPNLIMASAFAMLFFTLFSNAETAPINSILLKLGIVSEPVRWLSNVWTARGLVGLMNFLMWFGNTTIILMAAIMGVDPGLYEAAELDGASSTQMFWKITIPLIRPLLVYTLITSLIGGLQMFDVPQVLTNGKGDPNGSTNTIIMYLNQHLYSKNYGTAGAISVLMFLLCAVLCVIIYFTLTQEDDGLTREQRKAEKARIKAAKAAAKHH from the coding sequence ATGAAAACCAAGAAAAAAGGCATGAGCTACGCCAAATGGGGTTATATCTTCCTGGCGCCGTTCTTCATCACCTTTTTCATTTTCCAGTTCTGGCCGCTGGCTACCACCATCTACTATTCCTTCTTTGAGTATTTCCGCAGCGGCCTAAAAATCATCGGCCCTAACTTTGTTGGCTTGAAAAACTACGCTGCCATGATCAAAGAAGTGCCCAAGTACTTTGGCAACACGATGATCATGTGGCTGATGGGCTTTATCCCGCAGATCGTGGTCTCGCTGCTGCTGGCGGCCTGGTTCACCGACCTGCGGCTGAAACTAAAGTTCCAGGGGTTCTTCAAAACGGTCATCTACATGCCCAACCTGATTATGGCTTCGGCGTTTGCCATGCTGTTCTTTACGCTGTTTTCCAACGCCGAAACCGCGCCCATCAACTCCATCCTGCTCAAACTCGGCATCGTAAGCGAGCCGGTGCGCTGGCTATCCAACGTATGGACCGCCCGCGGGCTGGTGGGGCTGATGAACTTCCTGATGTGGTTCGGCAACACCACCATCATTTTGATGGCGGCCATCATGGGCGTTGACCCCGGCCTGTACGAGGCCGCCGAGCTGGACGGTGCCTCCTCGACCCAGATGTTCTGGAAGATCACCATCCCGCTCATCCGCCCGCTGCTGGTGTATACCCTCATCACCAGCCTGATCGGCGGCTTGCAGATGTTCGATGTACCGCAGGTTTTGACCAACGGCAAGGGCGACCCCAACGGCAGTACCAACACCATCATCATGTATCTGAACCAGCACCTTTACAGCAAAAACTACGGCACGGCCGGCGCTATCTCGGTGCTGATGTTCCTGCTTTGCGCGGTGCTTTGCGTCATCATCTACTTTACCCTTACCCAGGAGGATGACGGCCTGACCCGTGAGCAGCGCAAGGCCGAAAAAGCTCGTATCAAAGCAGCCAAGGCGGCTGCAAAGCATCATTAA
- a CDS encoding carbohydrate ABC transporter permease, which produces MLTLQRAVAYIVLFVLCFVCLFFFYVLIVNATHNNFTIQQGFDPLPRTSFGTNFYNTTHDANVPILSGLRNSLIVSAACAALSVYFSALTAYAIYAYDFKLRKLAFTVILLIMTMPTQVSALGFLNLMDKMKLTNTLWPLILPSIAAPTVFFFMKQYMDSSLPRDIIDAARIDGSGEFHTFNAVILPILKPAMAVQAIFSFVGAWNNYFIPALIINDAKWKTVPILVAQLRSADFLKFDMGKVYMMITIAILPVMIVYLLLSKYIVRGVALGSVKG; this is translated from the coding sequence ATGCTTACGCTGCAGCGTGCAGTTGCTTACATTGTGCTGTTTGTACTGTGCTTTGTCTGCCTGTTCTTCTTCTACGTGTTGATTGTAAACGCCACCCACAACAATTTTACCATCCAGCAGGGCTTTGACCCGCTGCCCCGCACCAGCTTCGGCACCAACTTCTACAACACCACCCACGATGCCAACGTGCCGATTCTGAGCGGCCTGCGCAACAGCCTGATTGTTTCGGCGGCCTGTGCGGCGCTGTCGGTCTATTTCAGCGCGCTGACGGCCTACGCCATCTACGCCTACGACTTCAAGCTGCGCAAGCTGGCGTTCACCGTCATCCTGCTTATCATGACGATGCCGACGCAGGTGTCGGCACTGGGCTTTCTGAATTTGATGGACAAGATGAAGCTGACCAACACCCTGTGGCCGCTGATTCTGCCCAGCATTGCCGCGCCCACCGTGTTCTTCTTCATGAAACAGTACATGGATTCCAGCCTGCCGCGGGATATTATCGATGCAGCGCGCATTGACGGCAGCGGTGAGTTCCACACCTTCAACGCGGTCATCCTGCCGATCCTCAAGCCTGCCATGGCGGTGCAGGCCATCTTCAGCTTTGTGGGCGCGTGGAACAACTACTTTATCCCGGCGCTGATCATCAACGACGCCAAGTGGAAGACGGTGCCCATCCTGGTTGCACAGCTGCGCAGCGCGGACTTCCTCAAGTTCGATATGGGCAAGGTGTACATGATGATCACCATCGCGATCTTGCCGGTTATGATCGTCTACCTGCTTCTCTCGAAATATATCGTGCGAGGGGTTGCATTGGGCAGCGTTAAGGGGTAA
- a CDS encoding GH1 family beta-glucosidase, giving the protein MPFPKKFVWGAATASYQIEGGAFEDGRGASIWDTFSHTPGKTKGGDTGDVACDSYHRWAEDMELMKALHLQAYRFSIAWPRIFPAGTGAVNPAGLAWYDRFVDALLAAGIEPYVTLYHWDLPQALQDKGGWLNADTARAFAVYAATVAAHFKGRVKYYFTLNEPQCSVGLGYSAGVHAPGYKLDDAAVFTAWHNTIYAHCLAADAIRKADPDAKVGMAPTGRICTPATDSPADIAAAREATFALADGDWTFTYTPALDPVCGRGWPKIAGGQAQRVVDAIPQEQLDALPLGRLDFIGMNIYNSVAVRAGADGKPEFCPRAAGHPRTAIGWPITPEAMEWGPRFLHERYGLPIFITENGLSCTDRIHLDGKVHDPERIDFTHRYLLALRQGIEAGADVQGYFHWSLLDNFEWSEGYNERFGLVYVDYPTGTRTPKDSAAWYRETIDANGGNL; this is encoded by the coding sequence ATGCCATTTCCAAAGAAATTTGTTTGGGGTGCGGCTACCGCATCCTATCAGATAGAGGGCGGCGCGTTTGAGGACGGGCGTGGGGCGTCCATCTGGGATACCTTCAGCCATACGCCGGGCAAGACCAAGGGCGGCGACACCGGCGACGTCGCCTGCGACAGCTACCACCGCTGGGCCGAGGATATGGAGCTGATGAAAGCCCTGCACCTGCAGGCCTACCGGTTTTCCATCGCCTGGCCGCGCATTTTCCCGGCAGGCACCGGCGCGGTGAACCCTGCTGGCCTTGCCTGGTACGACCGGTTTGTGGATGCGCTGCTGGCGGCGGGCATCGAGCCGTATGTGACGCTCTACCACTGGGACCTGCCCCAGGCATTGCAGGATAAGGGCGGCTGGCTGAACGCCGACACCGCCAGGGCCTTTGCCGTGTACGCTGCCACGGTGGCGGCACACTTTAAGGGACGTGTAAAATATTACTTTACCCTCAACGAGCCGCAGTGCAGCGTGGGGCTGGGCTACAGCGCGGGTGTGCATGCGCCGGGCTATAAACTGGACGATGCAGCGGTGTTTACTGCCTGGCATAACACGATCTATGCACACTGCCTGGCGGCGGATGCCATCCGAAAAGCCGACCCCGATGCCAAGGTGGGCATGGCCCCCACCGGGCGCATCTGCACCCCGGCCACTGACAGCCCCGCCGATATTGCCGCCGCCCGCGAAGCTACATTCGCCCTGGCGGACGGCGATTGGACCTTCACCTACACCCCGGCGCTGGACCCGGTGTGCGGCCGCGGCTGGCCCAAAATTGCGGGCGGGCAGGCCCAACGGGTGGTGGATGCCATCCCGCAGGAGCAGCTGGACGCCCTGCCGCTGGGACGGTTGGACTTTATCGGCATGAACATCTACAACTCCGTCGCGGTGCGGGCCGGAGCCGACGGCAAGCCGGAATTCTGCCCCCGCGCCGCCGGTCATCCGCGCACGGCCATCGGCTGGCCCATCACCCCCGAAGCCATGGAGTGGGGCCCGCGGTTCCTCCATGAGCGGTACGGCCTGCCCATCTTTATCACAGAGAACGGCCTTTCCTGCACCGACCGCATCCACCTGGACGGCAAGGTGCACGACCCGGAGCGCATCGACTTTACCCACCGCTACCTGCTTGCTCTGCGGCAGGGGATAGAGGCCGGGGCCGATGTGCAGGGTTACTTCCACTGGTCGCTGTTGGATAACTTTGAGTGGAGCGAGGGATACAACGAGCGGTTTGGCCTGGTGTATGTAGACTACCCCACCGGCACCCGCACCCCCAAGGACAGCGCGGCATGGTATAGGGAAACGATTGACGCCAACGGTGGCAACTTATAA
- a CDS encoding type II secretion system GspH family protein yields MNRKNRRGFTLVELIVVLVILAILASLLIPALTGYVTKAKKQAVITEARDVWTASQAALTECYALYPESFNDKSNSCRFTITVNGVTYNNVGRITNGALYAIQKNPNDKTEAGSSSRRAAAQVLKYLESDGKNPRYTFGNGSLISSAVKPSAYFKSKPKKTDVIIQIFHTKEGQIVAINFAKDGYMATIVPGQETTCEYDGACIASTG; encoded by the coding sequence ATGAACAGAAAAAATAGACGGGGATTCACGCTGGTAGAATTGATCGTGGTGCTGGTGATCCTGGCAATTTTGGCGTCCCTGCTGATCCCGGCGCTGACAGGGTATGTGACCAAAGCAAAAAAGCAGGCGGTCATCACCGAAGCGCGGGATGTGTGGACGGCTTCGCAGGCTGCGCTGACCGAATGTTACGCCCTGTACCCGGAAAGCTTTAACGACAAAAGCAATTCCTGCAGATTTACCATTACCGTAAACGGCGTGACCTACAACAATGTGGGCCGCATCACAAACGGCGCACTGTACGCGATACAGAAAAACCCGAACGATAAGACAGAGGCGGGCAGCTCCAGCCGGAGAGCGGCCGCCCAGGTGCTGAAGTATCTGGAGAGCGACGGCAAAAATCCGCGCTATACCTTTGGCAACGGCAGCCTGATCAGCAGCGCTGTCAAGCCGAGCGCCTACTTTAAAAGTAAGCCTAAGAAAACGGACGTTATCATCCAGATCTTCCATACGAAGGAGGGGCAGATCGTAGCCATCAACTTTGCAAAGGATGGCTATATGGCAACCATTGTGCCGGGCCAGGAAACGACCTGCGAGTATGACGGAGCCTGTATTGCCTCCACGGGCTGA